In Massilia sp. METH4, the genomic window ACAAGGCGATCGCGAAGACCGGGCGCGCGATCACGCTCAGCCTGTCGCCTGGCGAGACGGACCTGAAGTGGGCGCTGCACGTGCCGCACTACGCGCAGATGTGGCGCATCTCCGACGATTTCTGGGACGAATGGAAGCTGCTGCACGAGCAGTTCCAGCGGCTGGAAAACTGGAATCCGCACATGGGCGCGAATAGCTGGCCGGATGCCGACATGCTGCCGCTGGGCCGCCTGGCGCTCGGCGAGCGCGACACCAAATTCACGCCCGACGAGCAGCAGACCCTGATGACGCTGTGGTCGATCGCCCGTTCGCCCCTGATCATGGGCGGCGACCTGCGCCACCTGGACGCGCGCACGCTGGCGCTGCTGACCAATCCGGAGGTGCTGGCCGTGAACCAGCGCAGCACCGCGAACCGGCCGCACCGGGCCGACGCCGGTACGCGCATCTGGAGCGCGCGCCCGGCCGGCAAGGACAATGTGCATTTCCTCGCGCTGTTCAACACGGGCGACAGCGCGACGGAACTGGTGTTCGACCTGTCGCGCCTGAACCTGGGCGGGCGGCAGGTGAAGTGCCGCGACCTGTGGGCGCGGCGCGACCTGGCACCGGTGACGGGCAGCGTGCGGCAGGCGCTGGCGCCGCATGCTTCGGTGTTGTTGCAGCTGACCGCGTAAATTACGTAACCCGCGTGACCCGCGTCAGCGCTCCCGCAACAGCTCGAACTGCCTGGCCTGCCGGCTGTAGGTATCGACGGTACGGCGGATATACGCGGTCAGCGCATCGCCGGTCAGCGACAGCGGATAGAGCCCGGCCTGGGTGCGCATCTGCGCGAAGCCGGGCGTCGTCTCCATGCCGTCGAAGGCGGCCACCCAGCGCCGGTAATCCGCCTCGGGCACGTCCGGCCCCATCCACACGCCGCGGATCACGGGCCATACCACGTCGTAGCCCTGTTCGCGCGCGGTGGGCACGTTCGCCAGCTTGCCGGGCAGGCGTTTCTCCGCCAGCACGGCCAGCACGCGCACCTTGCCCGGGCCCGCGTACAGCAGAGCCTCGGACGTGTCGCCCGACACGGCCTGCACGTGATTCGCCTGCATCGCCACGAATTGTTCGCCGCCGCCTTCCAGTGCCACGAAGCGCAGCTTGCGCGGGTCGATGCCGGCCAGTCGCGCCAGCAGCGCCATCTTGATCCAGTCCTGGCTGCCCACGGTGCCGGACATGCCGATCAGCACCTTGCGCGGATCGCGCCGCAGCGCCGCGATCAGGTCGCCCAGCGTGCGGTACGGCGAGTCCGACGGCACGGCCACCATGCCGTAGTCGGCGCCAAAGGCGGCCACCCAGCGCACGTCGTCCACATGGGCCTTGCCGAACTTGCCCAGCGCCAGGTTCAGCACGGACCCGCTGGAAAACGTGACGAGCGTGTCCGGCTCGCCGCGGCGTTGCGAGACGAGGGTGTGCCATGCCACCGCGCCCACGCCGCCCGGCAGGTAGCTGAGCTTCAGGCGCGGTGCGCCCGGATTGTCCTGCAGGGCCTTTTGCGCCAGCTTGCAGGTCAGGTCCATCGCGCCGCCGGGTTTCGACGGGATCATGCACTCGGCTTCGCGCGGCTGGGCAGCCGGCAGGCCGGGCGTGGCCAGCAGCAGGGCGGAAAACAGGAGGGGCAGGTGCTTCATATGCCCATGATAACCCTAGTCAAGAATGGGCTAACAGCGGCCTTAGAAGCGGTGCTGGATGCCGGCCGTGATGCCCGTCTGCGTGGTGCCGGCGCCCGGGTCATCCCGCGACAGGCCGACCAGCTGGCCATTGTCGGCCTTGGCGTGGGCTGCGGACAGGTACAGGTCCGTGCGCTTGGACAGGGCCAGCATCGCGCGCGCCACGAACATGGTCGGGTCGGCATCCTGGCCGGCCGGCAGCTTGCGCGTGTCGATGTGGTACACCGCGCCGGTCAGGGTCACGTCGCCGATCACGCGCGTGATGCCGCCCCAGTACGTATTGCCGCGCAGCTCGGCGCCGGCCGGGTCGCCCGGCTGCAGCTTGTAGCCGCGCATGCCCGCGACATAGCGCCAGTCGCCGGTCTTGTAGTCGGCGCCCAGGTGGCAGGCCGTGGTCCTGTCGCGCCGGATGGCGGGAGCGGCCGTGTTGCCGTTGATCCGTTCGCAGGCGGCCATCAGGCCCAGGTCGCCGCCGAACCACATGCCGCCGACGGCGATCTTGCGGCCGTCGTCCGAGTTCCCGGAGCGTTCGCCCAGCCCGATCGAGGCGCCATAGGTGAACCCGCCCGTCTTGCCGGTGTACTTGATCATGTTGTCGAACGCGGTCGTCATGCCGTACTTCGACGGGCCCGTGGCGCCGCCCGTCGTCGCCCACGAATAGTTCGGCGCGAAGCCCAGCGGGTCGAACTTGATCACCAGGTCATACGTGGTCGAAAACGAGCGGCCCGCCACCAGGCGGCCATATTTGCCGTCCAGGCCCACGTAGGCCTGGCGCTTGAATAGCGCGCCGTCGGCGCCGCCCGTATCCATCAGGATGCCGCCTTCCAGGTTGTACACGGCCTTCAGGCCGCCGCCCAGGTCTTCGCTGCCGCGGATGCCCCAGCGCGAGGTGTTCTTGCCGCCCGAGATCACGCGGGCCAGGTTGCCGCCGTCTTCCGTGGCATGGTTGACGTATTCCACGCCGGCGTCGAGCAGGCCGTAGAGCTGCACACTGCTTTGCGCCTGGGCGGCATGATTCAGGGAAAGCGCGGCCAGGACGGCGAGCGCGAGGATCGACTGCTTCATATTGTCTCCGGGATTGTCATCGTTATGTGCCGCCTCGGGC contains:
- a CDS encoding porin yields the protein MKQSILALAVLAALSLNHAAQAQSSVQLYGLLDAGVEYVNHATEDGGNLARVISGGKNTSRWGIRGSEDLGGGLKAVYNLEGGILMDTGGADGALFKRQAYVGLDGKYGRLVAGRSFSTTYDLVIKFDPLGFAPNYSWATTGGATGPSKYGMTTAFDNMIKYTGKTGGFTYGASIGLGERSGNSDDGRKIAVGGMWFGGDLGLMAACERINGNTAAPAIRRDRTTACHLGADYKTGDWRYVAGMRGYKLQPGDPAGAELRGNTYWGGITRVIGDVTLTGAVYHIDTRKLPAGQDADPTMFVARAMLALSKRTDLYLSAAHAKADNGQLVGLSRDDPGAGTTQTGITAGIQHRF
- a CDS encoding tripartite tricarboxylate transporter substrate-binding protein; amino-acid sequence: MIPSKPGGAMDLTCKLAQKALQDNPGAPRLKLSYLPGGVGAVAWHTLVSQRRGEPDTLVTFSSGSVLNLALGKFGKAHVDDVRWVAAFGADYGMVAVPSDSPYRTLGDLIAALRRDPRKVLIGMSGTVGSQDWIKMALLARLAGIDPRKLRFVALEGGGEQFVAMQANHVQAVSGDTSEALLYAGPGKVRVLAVLAEKRLPGKLANVPTAREQGYDVVWPVIRGVWMGPDVPEADYRRWVAAFDGMETTPGFAQMRTQAGLYPLSLTGDALTAYIRRTVDTYSRQARQFELLRER